The following nucleotide sequence is from Solidesulfovibrio carbinolicus.
GTGCCGCCGCTAGCTCGGCCGGATTCTCGGCGTTGTTGACCGCCGCCAGGGCTTCCAAATATTCGTCGCTCAAAAAGGCCGTGACCATGGCCTTGGCCACCCGGTCCTTGTCGAGGCCGTCCCACACGCCAGTCGCCATTTTTGCTCCTTCCCGGGCTCTCCGCCCGCCTGAAACCAACCGGCCGCCAACACCCCATACGGGGTTTCCAAAGGGGCTCAGCCCCTTTGGCCGCCGGAGGCATTCTTCCCTCTTTGTCTTCCATCTCAACTACATCACTACATTCTATCCATCGGCACATTGGCGTACACTTCGTCCATGTCGTCGCCGAGCTGGGCGGCGAAGCGGGCCGGATCGTGGCGTTTGCCGCAGCCCCGGCAGGCCAGCATGACGGCCAGGCAGGAGCGTTCGAAGACCAGGACGCCGCCGCAGTCCGGGCAGGCGACGCCCTTGACCGGGGCGGCCTCGAATTTGATGCGCGAAAAAAAGGCCATGCCGTCTCCTTGTGCCTGTTATACAACACAACGCCAGTTATGTTGTATAAATATAAAAATAGCTCAATGTGTGGTTTACACTGTGCGTTGTCTTGAGAAATGTAGTCGGCATTACACCATCTTGGCGTCGCTTAAAATGAGCACCAGACGCTTGAAGGCGTCCATGTCGAAGTGGTTGGACATCTCTTCGCGCATGAGGCGCAGCGCCTGGAAGGGCGGCAGGGCCTCGGCGTAGGGCCGTTTGCTGGTGAGCGCGTCGTAGACATCGGCCACGGTCAGCACCTTGACGTGGTCGGGGATAAGCGTGTCGGTGAGGCCGCCCGGGTAACCCGAGCCGTCCACGCGTTCGTGGTGCAGGAGGATGCCCTGCATGGCCGTGGGGGTCAGCCCGGCTTCCTGGCACAGAGCCACGCCCTTGACGGGGTGGGTGTTGATGACCAGCCGTTCGTCCGGGGTCAGCGGCCCGGGTTTGGACAGGATTTCATGGGGCACCCGGGTCTTGCCGATGTCGTGGAGCAGCGCGCCGATGCCGGCCTGGACCATGGTGTACTCGTCAACCTTCATGGTTTGCAGCATGGCGGCGGTATAGACGAAGACCTGCACGTTGTGGGTATGCACCGAATAATCGTGGGAGGTCAGGGCGGCGATGGCCCGCAAGGATTCGTTGGAGGCCAGAAATTCCAGGGCGCGTTCCACCAGGCTGACGACCCGGGAGTATTCGCGCTTGCCCAGGCCCTTGGGCAGGCGGGTTTCGAACACGTCGCGCACCACGGACTCGGCCGTGCCGTAGAGTACCTTGGCCCGCTCGGGCACGGGGATTTTCTCGTCGGTGAGGATCTGCGGCAGGTGCTTTTCAATATAGTGGTTGAAATCCGGGCGCTGTTCGCCCCGGATGAAGACTTCGGTGACGCCGGCGTCGTGGAGCTTTTGGCGGTGGCGCGGGGTGAATTGTTCGTTTTCGGCGGCGTAGAGCACGAACCGGCCGGCCTGGCGGATGAAGACCCGAAATCGCCCCAGGGTCTGGGGGAAGATCATCATGGGCGAGACCGCGAAAAACTGCTCTTCCTGCATCGACGCCTTGCGCAACATGCCGTGGGTGCTCCTGTGTGCCGGTCTGGTCCGTGACGGCGACCGTACTGCTTTTTCGACCGCCGCGGCTTAGGCTTGGGCCGGCATGTCGGGCTGGTCCGGTATGGGCGGCGCGTCGCGACGGGTGAGCGTGAGGCGGCCGTCGTCGTCGCGCACGGCTTCGATGAAAAAGTCGAAGGCGTCAAGGGTCAGGCACAGGTCGAAGTCGGCTTCGGGCACGATGGCCGTGTCGCCAAAAAATATTTCGGCGCTGGCCGTGCCGCGCAAAAATTTGGGGATGGCGGCAAAGGCGTTGGGCACGTCCTGGAGCAGGTTGGCCAGGTACATGCCGCACAGCTTGTCTTCCGGGGCCGGGGCCAGGCCGGCCTTGCCCATGGCCACGATGGAGACGACCTCGGGGTTTGCCGCCGCGATGGCCCGGGCCGTGGCCCCCATGTTGGCGAACGAACAGGTGATGACCCGGTCCGCGCTGCCCATGGCCGCGACAATGCCCCGCGTGCCGGCGCTGGTGGCGTGGATGACCGTGCGCCCGGTCAAGTCCAAGGCGTCCAGTTCGCTGGGCGAGTTGCCGCAGTCAAAGCCGGCGGGCTTTATGCATTGCCGCTCCCCGGCCAGGATGGCCTCGGGAAGGGCAGCCTTTAGCGCCAGGGCTTCCTCGATGCTGTCCACGGGAAGAATGCGCGCCGCGCCGCCGCCCAGGGCGTGGCAGGCCACGGTGCAGGCCCGAAACACGTCGATGACCACGGCCAGGCCCGAAGCCTCGGCCGCGCCGGTCAAAAGCTCCAACATCCGTATGCGCACGACAAATCCTCCCGGCCCAAGCTCTAGCAGCGCCGGCCCGGTTTGAAAAGCGGCCCGGACCCGCCTTGCCGGGGGGCGGGCGAGGTTGTAGAAGAGAGCAACGCCCCAAGGCAGGGAGCCGCCCCATGGCCGACACGCCCAAGCCGTTGCCGCCCCTTTTGCCCGTGATCCCCGAGTACAAGCCCTGGCTTGACCGGGTGATCAAGGAGACCGCCGCCGACGCCGGCGCGGCCGACGCCGCTTTTGCCGCCCGCCACGGGCCGGCCAGCGGCCCTGAGGGAGTTGTCCGGGCGCGGACCGAAGCCCAGGCCGAATTGGCCCGCGGCGTCATTGCCGATGAAAAGGCCTAAACGTCGTAACCAACAAGGCGACGCGTCGCGTCGCCGTTCCCCGGCGGGCAGCCCCGCCAGCCAAGCGAGAAGGAGGGCCCATGGCCCAGAGCGACTGGCGCGAGAAGCGCCGGCAAGTCATGTCCCAGGCCCGCCGGGTGGTCATCAAGGTCGGCAGCGCCGTCCTGGCCGGCCCGGACGGCGTGGATTCCCTGGTCATCGCCTCCCTGGCCCGGCAGATCGCCGAACTGGTGGCCTCGGGGCGCGAAGTGCTGCTGGTTTCCAGCGGCGCGGTGGCCGCCGGCCGGGCCGTGCTGGGCGAGCGCTACGATCCGTCGTTTCTGCCCCACCGGCAGGCCGCCTCGGCCATCGGCCAAAGCCGCATCATGCACGCCTATGACCAGGAATTTTCCCGCCACGGCCGCATCGCCGCCCAGGTGCTTTTAACCCGCGACGACCTGGACAACCGCGAGCGCTACCTCAATCTGCGCAACACCCTGTCCACGCTTTTTGATCTCGGCGCGGTGCCGGTCATCAACGAAAACGATTCGGTGGCCATCTCCGAGCTGGTCTACGGCGACAACGACTGCCTGGCCGGCCTGCTCGTGGGCACGGTGGGGGCCGACCTGTTCGTCAACCTGACCTCGGCCCGGGGCGTGTTCGCCGAGAACCCGGACGAGAATCCGGCCGCCAAGCCCATGGAATGCATCGACAACATCGCCGATCTCGACCTCGACGCCATGTGCGGGGCCAAGACCACGCTGGGCACCGGCGGCATGTATTCCAAGCTGCTCTCGGCCCGGCGCGTGGCCCAGCTCGGCGTGCCGACCCTGATCCTGGCCGGCCGCGAGGACGGGGCGCTGGCCCAGGCCTTTGGCGACGAGGGCGTGGGCACGTTTATCGTCTCGGGCTGCAAGCCCATCACCCGGCGCAAGTTCTGGCTGGCCTACCACCACGAGCCCCAAGGCACGCTCACCGTGGATGACGGCGCGGTGCGGGCGCTTAAGGACAAGGGCAAAAGCCTGCTGCCGGCCGGCATCGTGGACGTGGCCGGGGAGTTCCCGGTGGGCTCCATGGTGCGGGTGGCGGCGGTGTCCGGCGAAGTCGTGGCCCTGGGGCTGTGCAACTACGCTTCCGGTGATCTGCGCAAGATCATGGGCCTCAAGAGCACGCGCATCGCCCAGGTGCTCGGCGAAGCCGCCTACGAAGAAGCCGTGCACCGCGACAACCTGCTTCTCGACCCGGCCATCTAGCAGGGCAGCGCCCTGCACCCGGCAGGGCGCTGCCCTGCACCCGCTGGGACGCTGTCCCAGACCCTGCCAGGGCGCTGCCCTGGACCCGCCGGGGGGATTTCCCCCCGGACCCCCTGGCTGTCTGTGGCGGGCGGGGGAGCCACAAGCGGGGGAAAGGATTGAGCGAGGACGGCAGGTGAAGGAGCGCGTCGGCTGAACCGGCGCGAGGGAGAAACGCCATGGACGCGGAAGCGAAATGCCGGGAATGGAACGTCTTCGAGACCGACGGGCTGTGCTCGGTCTGCGGTCAGAAGGCGGTTTTTTCGCCGATCAAGCCCGGTTTCAGCCTGCGCGAGACGCGCTGCTCGTCCTGCCGGGCCAGCCGCCGGACCCGCGATCTGGCCCGGGTGGTGGCCCAGTTGGCCGCCGGCGAGCCGGCCCGACGTCTGCCCGAGGCCCTGCCGGCCATGATGGACTGGCGGGTGTTCGAGGCCCAGGCGGCCGGCCCGCTCCATGACCGCTTGCGCTGCCTGCCGGGCTACGTCTGTTCAGAATATGTGCCCGAGCTGGCCCAGCCCGGGGCCTGCGACCAGTCGGGGCTGCGCTGCGAGGACCTGGAGCGCCTGAGCTTTCCCGACGCGTCCTTCGATCTGGTCGTCACCCAGGACGTGTTCGAGCACGTGGCCGATCCCTGGCGGGCTTTCGCCGAAGTCTGGCGGGTGCTGGCCCCGGGCGGCCGCCATGTCTTTACCGTGCCCTTAAACGAGGGCCATCCCACCACCGCCCGGGTGCGCTTTGGCGCGTCAGGCCGGGTGGACGTGCTGCCGCCGGTGCACCACGGCGATCCGGTGCGCCAGGGCGGGTCGCTGGTGGTGACGGATTTCGGCGACGACCTGCCGCAATTGCTGACCGAGCGCGGCCAGCCCACCATCGTGGCCAGCCATGTGGCCTTCTACAAGCCCTCCGAGATGCCGGGCATCATCGACGGCGACCTCCACGCCCTCTACGAAGCAGCCTGGAAAGCCGGCGAAAAGGGCGGCTTTCTGCGCTACAATTCCGTGGTGTTCCTGACGCAAAAACCGGCCTGACATGCGGCGTTTATCCGCTGCCAGACCGGCCTTTGAAGCGATTACGCGCTCTAATCGCTTCAAA
It contains:
- a CDS encoding class I SAM-dependent methyltransferase produces the protein MDAEAKCREWNVFETDGLCSVCGQKAVFSPIKPGFSLRETRCSSCRASRRTRDLARVVAQLAAGEPARRLPEALPAMMDWRVFEAQAAGPLHDRLRCLPGYVCSEYVPELAQPGACDQSGLRCEDLERLSFPDASFDLVVTQDVFEHVADPWRAFAEVWRVLAPGGRHVFTVPLNEGHPTTARVRFGASGRVDVLPPVHHGDPVRQGGSLVVTDFGDDLPQLLTERGQPTIVASHVAFYKPSEMPGIIDGDLHALYEAAWKAGEKGGFLRYNSVVFLTQKPA
- a CDS encoding dual CXXC motif small (seleno)protein; translation: MAFFSRIKFEAAPVKGVACPDCGGVLVFERSCLAVMLACRGCGKRHDPARFAAQLGDDMDEVYANVPMDRM
- a CDS encoding 2-phosphosulfolactate phosphatase, with translation MRIRMLELLTGAAEASGLAVVIDVFRACTVACHALGGGAARILPVDSIEEALALKAALPEAILAGERQCIKPAGFDCGNSPSELDALDLTGRTVIHATSAGTRGIVAAMGSADRVITCSFANMGATARAIAAANPEVVSIVAMGKAGLAPAPEDKLCGMYLANLLQDVPNAFAAIPKFLRGTASAEIFFGDTAIVPEADFDLCLTLDAFDFFIEAVRDDDGRLTLTRRDAPPIPDQPDMPAQA
- the proB gene encoding glutamate 5-kinase — encoded protein: MAQSDWREKRRQVMSQARRVVIKVGSAVLAGPDGVDSLVIASLARQIAELVASGREVLLVSSGAVAAGRAVLGERYDPSFLPHRQAASAIGQSRIMHAYDQEFSRHGRIAAQVLLTRDDLDNRERYLNLRNTLSTLFDLGAVPVINENDSVAISELVYGDNDCLAGLLVGTVGADLFVNLTSARGVFAENPDENPAAKPMECIDNIADLDLDAMCGAKTTLGTGGMYSKLLSARRVAQLGVPTLILAGREDGALAQAFGDEGVGTFIVSGCKPITRRKFWLAYHHEPQGTLTVDDGAVRALKDKGKSLLPAGIVDVAGEFPVGSMVRVAAVSGEVVALGLCNYASGDLRKIMGLKSTRIAQVLGEAAYEEAVHRDNLLLDPAI
- a CDS encoding HD-GYP domain-containing protein, giving the protein MLRKASMQEEQFFAVSPMMIFPQTLGRFRVFIRQAGRFVLYAAENEQFTPRHRQKLHDAGVTEVFIRGEQRPDFNHYIEKHLPQILTDEKIPVPERAKVLYGTAESVVRDVFETRLPKGLGKREYSRVVSLVERALEFLASNESLRAIAALTSHDYSVHTHNVQVFVYTAAMLQTMKVDEYTMVQAGIGALLHDIGKTRVPHEILSKPGPLTPDERLVINTHPVKGVALCQEAGLTPTAMQGILLHHERVDGSGYPGGLTDTLIPDHVKVLTVADVYDALTSKRPYAEALPPFQALRLMREEMSNHFDMDAFKRLVLILSDAKMV